cgatgtatCTACGTGTAAATAGACAGAGAAtcgtcttgcagtttccgggaatcaaacACCATTtgatccagtctaagtaaacttatcctcagtacttttcgttacactccactactgagtctaacaaaaccttatagaaggtcgcgtcaggtaaccaatcagaacacagcttaccaaatcgcgaaagtgcacattcgcacataccttttgaactttttatctcgaaaaggttcgtacccgaacgattccgaatgctatttacgCTCGCTTCCAGGTGATACACAGggtgtacgtacaaccatgacaacggtgagttaACAggcgctgaaaatagtgtttttggcaatattcaatgatgtcatcttgcggaaatattacctaatggtaaccatgtcaacagagaccccaaagcgtatatattgcaggtcaaataactgtgttatatgcggatttttgtttctGGAAAGATATGTGTTaatgacctgaatattttgaaagtccctctgatccctaaatagtagccgttgtctgattggttaaatctattttaccgtctcacgtttgattggacggtcctTGGCCGCTCAAAGGTTCCCTGACGCGACATTCTaccaggttttgttagactcagtggtggagtgtaacaaaatatagtgagaataagtttacttagactgccatttgatcatgtttttcaaccaatcagattgcagaACACAGTGACGTTTGGTTTACAATTCCTCTTAACCACTACTAAATGAAATCTGTGTGTGCTCTCTATCATGCCACGTCATGACACTGTCTGCACCGAATCTGTCGACGTGTCGTATGCAGTCTCCGactgtaaacacgatgtcttcCATGTCGCCGGTGAAGTAGAAATcgtcatcgctgaaccagactCACCGACAGCTTTTAAGGTTACAACAGTTCCGGACTCTACTCCATCACCGCAAGCGATAGCGCGGCTTGGATTCTTCCAAAACAAAGGGAACAACTGACCTTCTTGGCCACTTCACGCAATGGAATCCAGACAGTTTGGTGGGAAATTTGTCTCAGACCAGAGATGCGTTGTGCATGTATGTAAAGGTCCTGGGTTTTGGTGGTAGCTCCTGGACGGTCGCTTTTTGAGCGATCTTGACCGGAATTGGTCGGTAGGAAACGACCTCAAAGGCGAGATACGGTGCTCTAGTGAACGCTGAAACGCCTGGCAACTACAGACTGCAACCTCAGCTTCACGGCGGCCTGTGGTGATGGGTCGATTGGTGGCACTTAGTGGTAACATAATGATTTCCTAGTTTCTAGGCCCAAATgaataacaaaattaaacacaaCTTGTGTCTTTTCAAAGTGATCTATACCGCAAGCTTACATGCACGAGCATTTTGctttgcatgttttgttttgttttaattttatatatttatttgtttgtttttgttttttgttttattttgttttgttttgtttatatttgttgttgttgttttggggtgaCGTTTTGGCGAATAGTTCTGCAAACGCTTCTAAAACAAAGAGAAAAGTTAAAACTGCCGCGCTGAATTTGTTTTCAGTCACACAAAGATGACGTTTTTGGAAAGATACggtaatatttgtattgtttcagtcGCAGATACATGAGTCTAATATTGTCAAAATCAcctgtgcgtttctttttctaGAGAGTGTATTTTAACCCCCGATAAATCCATAATAGTGGGTAATACAGGAAGGTAACCGTGGCAACGTACAGAAGCACCCGATAACGCTGTTGCAGTATCTCACCCAGGGAATACTTCCGTAGTTCTACTTCCTACCACAGTGAAAGACGTGTTTCACAATGTGAATACAGTTGCTTATAGATCACTGACTGggtcatttgttttcaaattcacaTAATAGACGTAATTCTTAAACatacttttaatattttcatgacgCATATTTTTTATTAGGTTTTGCATGCCAAGCCCGTTGATGAAACGTTTGGTGAAACGTTTTTTCACAACCAGTGTCATAGGTAATACATGAGTATTGGTAATACATAAGTCGAACATTGTGTCGAACGGATAGCGTCAACGTTTTGCTGTTCTGTCGATCATCGGTTAACTCGAGTCCCCGCAACTTCTGCACAAAGTACGTTTGTGCATACAAGAGAAACATCGTAGTTTCGAATATTTATGTAGCGAACTTTCGATTGTCTCAAATTACATTTCCTTACTGAGAGAGTGTTCAATATTTGGTTGTGGCGATACTCGGAAAGCGCAAAGTATTTACGTTACACCCTTCACCGGCGGCCCGATGCTTGCTGGTTACATGGCGGGCTTACAAGTTTATTATATAGCCATCTGTGTGggcaatacattttccaagtgtatatatttgacaaTGTCACTATCTACGGGAAATATTTCGAAACGAATTTACAATTGTGGTCACTACATAATGTCTGtatcatgatcaatcaaactgttACTTCCACTGATCAACCCACCCATGTATCTAACACTACACGTGACTGGtcaagagaatgctttcagccagtGAATAATATCGTTCTTATCTGATgacagtgacactaaatgacaTAACAGTGACCATGTGGGCTTCCTGTCTTTTTGTAGGAGTTTCAAACACTGTTAACTGTGCTTTTCTCTGCACGGAGTGGGTGGTGGCGTGGcagagtggttaaagcatctctTTCTTCGTCGCgctgaagaaccgggttcgattccccacacagttacattgtgtgaaacccttTTTATAGTACATTACAATATCAGGAACGTTCCATAAAAATCTGATTGTAACTGTCAttgtatgaaatagcgtctgccgATCGGCCCGCTGCtgctagttacatggcgggcttacaactttattttatagccggcactgtgtgccaatacattttccaaggatATATTATTATTTGATCATGCCATTGAATCCGGGAAATATTTCGAAACTATTTTACAATCATGGAAAgtagatgatgtctgtatagttcatgatcaatcaaactgtaacttccacagacCAACTTgtcatttatctaacactaaatgtgactggtctagagaatgctttcagccaatgaataatgccATTCTTTTCTGATgacagtgacactaaatgaattaaCAGTTGAAGCGTCCgctcgaagacccgggttctattccacacatggatacaaGGTGTAAAGCTCATATCTTGATCTGATGTTGCTAGAAatatggcgtaaaaccatactcacttacccTAGAATGTCAATCAAACCATTCGGGAGGTGCATTCAAATTAACATATGTGTTTCTATTTCCTAAATCGCAATTCAGTTTTTTCAACTCAGTCTCAAACACATTGTTTACTTTACAGATCCTGGCAACGATGGCAATGCGGTTCTCATTTCTGATTCAGCTGTCAATCAAGATTTGCTTTGTGTGTGCCTCCTCCAATATCTGCAGCCCATGTGAATGTTCTTCCTTATCTCAAGAAGGGTGCATCTTCATGGACTGTTCCAGTAGGAATTTGAGCAAGCTTCCTGCATTTATACCAAATTCCACATGCAGGCTGAACCTTCAAAACAACCTGATTGAAACCCTCGTCAACGACAGCTTCAAGGAACTGAAGAACATAACGTCTCTGGACGTATCCTTTAACTCTATGTTCGAATTACAAGGAACCTCCTTTGCTGGTCTTTCAAAGCTTGAATACCTGGATCTGTCCAGCAACAACATCTCATTTAATGCAACGGCTGAGACGGTGTTTTCCCCACTGCAACGTTTGAGGAGTCtaaacatcagcaacaatacaTATCCCATGTACCCTCGTGAGCTGCTTGGGTCGCTTGGATCACTCCACAGTCTCACAATGGACGGTTTCCGAGGACCTGTCGTCACGGAATGGCAAGAATTACCTAATTTAAGATATCTGTCTCTGTCTGGTTTTAACGGAAGGTGTATGATTCGTCACATGGCTAACAAGACGTTTCTCCATCTTCCAATGATACAGGTGTTGAACTTGTCCAACTGCGGAATATATACAACTGAACCTGGCACCTTTCAGATCCTGAAACGTCTACACACATTAGATTTGTCAAACAATACCCGTTTGAAAATTAAAGGACTAATTAATGTTACATATGGGCTCGACAAAACTAATATCAAGAAGCTTGTGATCAATCAAATAGTCAAAAGAAAATCCGTTGGAGTTACTGTAGGTCAGACACAGGTACAACAGCTCCAGAATTCATCCCTTGAAGAGATAGAAGcaaataacaataacattgaATTGTTTGATGAAGATATCTTCCGTGTTCTACCAAAGTCGCTAAAAAGGATCACTATGAGAAACAACCGACTTCATTCTGGAGAGTACTTCAAGAATATAGGTATTCTCGCTAGTCTGGAATTCCTGGATTTAAGTACCGACCACGTCACTCATTGTTTGCGATTTGGAGTCACATTCTCTGAAAGAAAACGACGCTCGTTTGATCTGCGCCAGAGAGAAAATAGTTTGAGAACTACCGAAATTAGCACTCATCAGCGTAATAGCAAGCCGTACTTCAACAAAGACGCCGTAACCGAATTCAGAATTCCCCCCAAACTGAGAACATTAAAATACGCTAATTCACTGTTAGAATATTACATATCAGAAATGCATTTCGCTGAAAATAATTTGAGTTATATTGATTTGTCATCTAACATTCTCACCAGGTGGTTGGGCCCTATATATGGTTTAGAAAAAGTCACTCACCTAAACCTGTCTAACAACAAAGCTGATTTTGTTGGTCGTTCCTTCTTTCCTAGTTTCAGATCTTTGATAACATTAGATATTTCCAGAAATTATCTCGGATTCGATCGTCAAAAGAACATGTCTTACTTTAGAAATCTAACCAGTTTAAAATTCTTAAATATGTCAAAGAACAACATCCATCTTCTGAAGTCCATCTTCATGGAAGATCTTCATTCACTTGAACATTTAGATGTatcttttaacaacattcactACGTGGATTTGAAGGTAAGCCTTTTCCCACATTTGGGCCATTTTAATCTTGCGAATAATTATCTTTTATGGATAGGAAAAAAGGAGAGATTGCAAATGAATGAATTAGCAGAAAAGCATAAGGTTGTTGTAGATTTGTCGGGGAACATGATGTCATGTGATTGTGACAACATCGTCTTTCTTTCTTGGCTAATGCATTCCAGGATCACATTCCAGGATTTGCAGAATTACACATGCATTTTCGATTCCGGATACGTAATAAAATTTACGGATATTGAAAATGCATTAGAGCATTTGGAAGAAACTTGTCGCTTGTATCTTCCTCTAGTACTTGTAACCCTGACGGCAGTGATGTTGTTCACTTCCGTTGTTCTGTCGGGTATTTGTTACCGGTACAGATGGAACCTGATCTATTTCTTCTACGCGACGAAGCTGAAGCATAAGAGAAATACACGTACTGGAGACGACAGTTACGACTTCGACGCATACGTTTCCTATGCAGATGTAGACTTTGACTTCGTCAGAAATATGGTGAACAAAATGGAGAACCTGCTTGGGACAAGACTCTACATCCGGGACAGGGATTCCATTCCAGGTGCTCCAATAGCTGAGAACATCATCGACGGCATACGACGGAGTAGGAGGACGGTGTTGGTGCTGTCCAGGGCCTTCCTGAGAAAGAAATGGTGCAGGAATGAGTTACACATGGCCAACATGGAGAGTGTGTCCACTCGTAGGTCagtcatgatcatcatcatgctAGAGGACCTGCCAAGACAACACATTCCACCTGAGATTCTGTATGATGTTCAAAATGGCAGTTTTGTTGATTACCCACAGGAGGAGGCGGAGATGGATCAGTTCTGGAGAAATTTACAAGTGGCAGTTGAGGTTTAAATAAAAAAGACCAAACTTATTTCCATGGTGTGACCAGAAAGGATATTCCGTCTGAGATTCTGTACGATGTTCAGAATGGCCATTTTGTTGATCACCCACGGGAGGCGGGGTGGATCAGTTCTGGAGAAATTTACAAGTGGCAGTTGAGGTTTAAATAAAAAAGACCAAACTTATTTCCATGGTGTGACCAGAAAGGATATTCCGTCTGAGATTCTGTACGATGTTCAGAATGGCCATTTTGTTGATCACCCACGGGAGGCGGGGTGGATCAGTTCTGGAGAAATTTACAAGTGGCAGTTGAGGTTTAAATAAAAAAGACCAAACTTATTTTCATGGTGTGGCCAGAAAAGATATTCCGTCTGAGATTCTGTACGATGTTCAGAATGGCCATTTTGTTGATCACCCACGGGAGGCGGGGTGGATCAGTTCTGGAGAAATTTACAAGTGGCAGTTGAGGTTTAAATAAAAAAGACCAAACTTATTTTCATGGTGTGGCCAGAAAGGATATTCCGTCTGAGATTCTGTACGATGTTCAGAATGGCCATTTTGTTGATCACCCACGGGAGAGCCTGGATGTGACATTGACATGTGAAGGAAAACGACTGTACCAAACGTTTGTCATAGTCTTAAAATCATTCATATCAATACCgcaaccatcctcgatatctccagggtatatgttccgatgtGTCCACTATACACTGGATTCATCTACGGATaactttattacctcccttagctGGCTTTatatccaatcaggtgtataCGCTGGGAAGCTaggcgaaccaatcacaactcactttcgctttttaaattatctaaccgattacaCTTGGCAACACGAACCATGCACAGATTCTCAGAAAgagacacgtatatacacatTGACTATGCCATATGATAGACAATTATTTCATTACATAGTATGAGCAGGTGTACATGGTGGTAAATATCCTCGGGTAACCTGACGTAAATACCGGCTCATGCGAATATTGGCAACGCTACGTCTGTCATCTGGTTAAGCCTTTGCCTCATTGAAATAATACAGCAtttaaaatacatgcatatgtaaATACATCAGTAACGCTAGAATGTCTTAACTGTAGGTACTAACAGTTCCGTATGATATACATTAGCTAGTATAAGATAATACATCCCTGTCTAGTACTATACACAATTTACTTTGTAAACGTATTAccttacagtggaagctgtcaaaaccggcatctgcccAATCcgacaagttgtcaacaccggcataaaatctcagtcccatccatagTTTACCATCAACTTTACAATCCATCACTTTgtctatttcttcagtcccaaagagttccggtttagacagctccCATTGTATTTGCTCTAATAATTAGTGAtgcagaaaaaaatcatttaagTCTGCAAAAGTAATCGTACAACTTTCGCCTAAATAACAATATCACTGTTGTGTTGCTAGTGTTATATTTAATTGTTCGACATCTCAAACCAGATATTTAAACTCTGCCTTTTCAGTCGTGGAACTTTCGACGAagtacaggttgttcagcttgacctgatcaagtgagtACTAACAcattgcgtgaccgtgtcactactggttgggtctattattgtggaGGGGTGCGCCCTTGTCAGGTGATTGCCGAACAGCCGATGTGATGTCtgaacagccgagacaaggtcgccgtttgacatctcagtgttgagaaatcgtcagcaatgttCTTTCTTTAAACAGTTaggtttaatgtttcctattcGGGTTTTTTTGGCAGCGAGCAGCAGCAGTGAATCGGTTTCAGAAAGCTAGATAGCTAGATAGCTTATGATTGTAAAAACAATTCAGTTAAAGTATGAACtgattggggttttttttctcagaaaaGTTGTTTTCCGGTACAGGTTCTAAAACGAATCCAAGTATGCATGTTTCGCTAGAACGCAACAATGACATCAATCTAtgtcttaaaaggcgactaacgggattgggtggtcaggctcgctgacttggttgacacatatgtcatcaattcccaattgcgcagatcgatgctcatgtcgttgatcactggattgtctggtccagactctattattcacagaccgccgacgtatggctggaatattgcggtcATGCATGTGTAGACTAGTTCAGgccaagctgaacaagctgtaaaaATACCATTGTTGTGTTGCTGATGTTATATTTAATTGTTAGACATATCTA
This genomic stretch from Haliotis asinina isolate JCU_RB_2024 chromosome 4, JCU_Hal_asi_v2, whole genome shotgun sequence harbors:
- the LOC137280837 gene encoding toll-like receptor 4 codes for the protein MAMRFSFLIQLSIKICFVCASSNICSPCECSSLSQEGCIFMDCSSRNLSKLPAFIPNSTCRLNLQNNLIETLVNDSFKELKNITSLDVSFNSMFELQGTSFAGLSKLEYLDLSSNNISFNATAETVFSPLQRLRSLNISNNTYPMYPRELLGSLGSLHSLTMDVLVTLTAVMLFTSVVLSGICYRYRWNLIYFFYATKLKHKRNTRTGDDSYDFDAYVSYADVDFDFVRNMVNKMENLLGTRLYIRDRDSIPGAPIAENIIDGIRRSRRTVLVLSRAFLRKKWCRNELHMANMESVSTRRSVMIIIMLEDLPRQHIPPEILYDVQNGSFVDYPQEEAEMDQFWRNLQVAVEV